In Panthera leo isolate Ple1 chromosome B3, P.leo_Ple1_pat1.1, whole genome shotgun sequence, a single genomic region encodes these proteins:
- the GTF2A2 gene encoding transcription initiation factor IIA subunit 2, producing MAYQLYRNTTLGNSLQESLDELIQSQQITPQLALQVLLQFDKAINSALAQRVRNRVNFRGSLNTYRFCDNVWTFVLNDVEFREVTELIKVDKVKIVACDGKNTGSNTTE from the exons ATGGCATATCAGTTATACAGAAAtaccactttgggaaacagtcttCAGGAGAGCCTGGATGAGCTCATACAG TCTCAACAGATCACCCCCCAACTTGCTCTCCAAGTTCTCCTTCAGTTTGATAAGGCTATAAATTCAGCATTGGCCCAGAGGGTCAGGAACAGAGTCAACTTCAGG ggcTCTCTAAATACGTACAGATTCTGCGATAATGTGTGGACTTTTGTATTGAATGATGTTGAATTCAGAGAGGTGACAGAACTTATTAAAGTGGATAAAGTGAAAATTGTAGCCTGTGATGGTAAAA ATACTGGCTCCAATACTAcagaatga